Genomic window (Vibrio coralliirubri):
ACGGCTTTCAGGCTGAGATTGGTGTGGCAAGTTATGACGGTAAAAAAACTCGCTCAGGCGAAGTAGAAGAGAAAACAACACATGGTATAAGCCTAGGCGGGGCCTACGTTTATCAAGCGACACCAATGCTTGGATTACGTGCTGGTGTTGATATGAATATTTTTGATCACAACAAAACCTTTGTGCCTTACGACACAACGGTCAATTTCAATCTTGGTGCAATAATTAGCTTCTAAAGATAAGTTCTATTTTAGTGCGTCATCAAGGCTTTGATCGCCTAAGTGACGTACATCTTTACCCTTCACAAAGTAAATAATGTATTCGCAGATATTTTGGCAGCGGTCTCCCACTCGTTCAATCGCACGCGCTGACCACATCACCTGCAAAATATTAGGGATGTTCTTAGGATCTTCCATCATATAGGTCATTAACTGACGAATAACGGCCTCGTACTCCGCATCCAACTTATCATCAAGCTTGTGAACTTCAGCTGCCGCATCAACATCCATACGAGCAAAAGCATCTAATACTTGGTGAAGCATGGTGATAGCCTGACGGCAAAGAGGCTCTAAAGATACGTGGAATTTCTGCTCTTTGGTTGAAGGGATCTCTATCGCACCTTGAGCAATTTTAGAGGCAACATCGCCAATACGTTCCAGATCGGTAATCGTTTTGATGATCGCCATAATCAAACGCAGATCTTTCGCTGTCGGCTGACGCTTTGCAATGATTCGAGTACACGCCTCATCAATCGACACTTCCATCGCATTCACTTTGTGGTCATCACGAATCACTTTTTTAGCCAATTCAACATCGTCTTTATGAAGCGCCTGCATTGCAAACGAGAGTTGCTGCTCCACTAACCCGCCCATGGTCAATACATGAGTACGGATCGATTCTAACTCGACATTGAATTGCCCTGAAATGTGGCGACCGAAATGCATACTTGCTCCTTGAAAGAAATGAAGAAAGCCATTTTTGTAGAGTGACTTAGCTCTAGATGACACCTTTGTAGAGGTTAGCCATATCTACCAGTAATGTAGTCTTCCGTCTGGTTTTTCAATGGAGACGTAAAAATTGAGTCCGTATCTGAGTACTCGATCAATTTTCCCATATGAATAAAGGCAGTATGGTCACTTACGCGCGCGGCTTGTTGCATGTTGTGGGTAACAATCACCACTGTGTATTGCGTTTTGAGATCGTTGATCAGCTCTTCAATCGTCAAAGTGGAAATCGGATCGAGTGCAGATGTCGGCTCATCTAACAAAAGTACTTCAGGCTCAATCGCAACCGCACGAGCGATAACCAAACGCTGCTGTTGGCCGCCAGATAAACCAAAAGCATTCTCATGCAATCGATCCTTCACTTCATCCCATAGAGCAGCAGCGCGCAGAGAGCGTTCAACCGCATCATCAAGGTCGCGGCTGTTGCTAACGCCTTGCAGCCTCAAGCCATAAACCACATTCTCATAGATAGATTTAGGAAAAGGGTTCGGACGCTGGAATACCATACCAACACGACGTCGTAAGGTCGCGACATCCACCTTAGGGTGATAGACGTTCTTGCCATGAAGCTTCACTTTCCCGGAAACCTTACAGCCCTCAACAAGATCGTTCATGCGATTAATGCAGCGCAGCAGAGTCGACTTACCACAGCCAGAAGGGCCGATAAACGCGGTCACCTGCCCCTTCGGGATCTGCATCGAGATATCATCAAGTGCTTGGCTCTCTTTATAGTAAAGATTTAGCCCTTCAATCGAGATAGCAATTTGCTCATCCTTCAGGTTGTGAACATCAAGTGGTGCTTGGTAACCCAAGGTTTCATTAATCGAGAACATCTAATCTTGTCCTAAGGTTCGGTATTTTTCACGCAAGTTATTACGGATATTGATGGCTGTTAAATTCAACCCAACAATCACCGTAACCAATAAAAATGAAGTCGCATACACTAAAGGTCGTGCCGCTTCGATATTAGAGGTTTGAAAACCAACATCATAGATATGAAAGCCTAAATGCATGAACTTTCTGTCTAAGTGTAGATACGGGAACTGACCATCGACTGGCAAGCTGGATGCTAATTTCACAACACCCACCAGCATTAGTGGAGCAACTTCCCCCGCAGCTCTCGCGATTGCCAAAATTAAACCAGTGATAATCGCTGGGCTTGCCATCGGTAAAACAATGCGCCAAAGCGTCTCAAATTGAGTCGCACCAAGCGCTAATGAACCGTGCCTCACTGCACTAGGAATGCGCGTTAAGCCCTCTTCAGTGGTTACGATAACCACTGGAAGCGTCAAGACCGCTAAGGTTAGTGCTGACCAAAGTAGGCCCGGTGTGCCAAATGTCGGAGCGGGTAATCGTTCTGCATAAAACAACGTATCAATCGAGCCACCAATGGTATAGACGAAGAAACCTAAACCAAAAACGCCATACACAATCGACGGTACACCCGCCAAGTTAATCACGGCGATACGAATTAAACGTGTCAGTGCGTTGTTTTTTGCGTATTCATGAAGATATATCGCAGCGACCACGCCAAGCGGCATCACGACGATCGACATGAGAATAACCAACAGAACAGTGCCGAAGATCGCAGGAAATACACCGCCTTCAGAGTTTGAGTCTCGTGGATTCTCTGATAAGAACTTCCAAACTTGTTTGCCCCAGTGCCCAACCTTTTCTAGGTAAGACATATTATTCGGGTACCAATAATCCAAAATGTGACTGAGCGAGATCTCGACCAACTCGCCTGTCATATCCTCAACCAGCAAGCTTTCGACATTAAGTTGCGTTCTAAGGTGCTCAAGCTTAACTTCGGCTTCACCTAACTGGCGGTTTAATTCCAGTTTAGTTTGAGTATAGGTTGTAAGGTATTCATCACTCACTGACTCATTGAGTTCAAGCTTACGCTTTTCTAAGCGCAGGTTTTCCAATTGCCAGCTGATATTGCGAATTTCTTGGTTCACGACACGCGACGTTTCTTTACGTAACGTATCAGCGAACGCCAAGCCTTGTTCGAGCTTTTGGTCTATGTTCGAATCAAAGGTGCCAGAAGCGGTTTTAAAACCCACCGGCTTACCAAAGAAATAACCACCTCGACTTCGTTCAATCACAACCCAATCTAGCGGGGTGGTTGGTTCACGTAAGTTAACATCCAGAATGGAAACAAAGTCCGCAGGGTACAGCTCTCTGTTGGCAACTTTGATGCTTAAGCGCTGTATTAGCCCAGTCGAGAGGTTTTGAGGCGACAAGAGATCATGGACTTGTGGAACTTGCTCTATCGGGATGTATTTTCGTTCATATAGCTGACCAACCAATACATCTTGTTTGGATACGGTTTCGTCAAGATCGACCACGAGCGATAAGTCTTTGGAATCAACTTGCCATTGGTACAAAGGTGCGGGCCAAAAATAGGTTAAGCCCTTCCAACCAATCAGCAGCATTAGGCCAAGAACAGAAAGCATACTGATGCTCACCGCCCCACCCGTTAGCCAGATCCACGGAGAGCCCGATTTAACCCAAGACAATAATGACTTCAGTTTATTCATCATGATCGACCTTGCTCTTGACGTACTGAACTCAAGGAACTGAGAAGATCACGAGACACGCTAGTCAAGCCACTAAAAGCCATTGACGTACATTGAGGCAAACCTTTACAACTACAGCGCACGATATTTATCTCTCAGTCTTTGTCTAACCCACTCAGCAACTGAGTTCACCGCGAATGTAAAGATAAACAGCAACAGTGCAGCCAAGAACAGCAAGCGGAAATGAGAACCACCCACTTCTGATTCTGGCAGCTCAACAGCAATCGTTGCCGATAAGGTTCTCATCCCTTCCAAAATATTCCAGTCAAGAATTGGAGTGTTACCTGTCGCCATCAAGACGATCATGGTTTCACCAACCGCTCGCCCTAGGCCCATCATAACCGCAGAAAAGATACCTGGACTCGCCGTCAATAACACCACATAAATAAGCGTCTGCCACGCCGTCGCCCCCAACGCTAATGAGCCATCAGACAAATGCTTAGGTACAGAGAAAATAGCATCTTCCGCAATCGTGAAAATCGTTGGGATGACCGCAAAGCCCATAGCAAAACCAACCACTAGCGCATTGCGTTGGTCAAAGTCGATACCATAGCTAGCCAAGAAGGTACGAATATCACCACCAAATAACAAAGCTTCAATGTTGTTTCCACCAGCAAATACCGCAACCACTGTAATCACCAATACCGGAATCAATATCAGAGCATGCCAACCATTAGAGAAGCGACCCGTTACCATCTTCGGCAAACAGAACCAAACAAGTCCAGTCAACAGTGTGCTCAGTGGCAATAGCACCATTAATGAGAAGACAGCCGTTAAATGCGTCTCGACGATTGGAGCAAACCAAAGCCCAGCCAAGAATCCGATGATCACAGTCGGAAGCGCTTCCATCAGTTCGATCGAAGGCTTCACCACTCTTCGCATGCGTGGAGACATGAAGTAAGCGGTGTAAATAGCTCCGAGCACAGCAACCGGCACAGCAAACATCATCGCAAACAGAGCGGCTTTAATAGTACCGAACGTGATAGGTACTAAACTGAATTTCTCTTCAAAGTCATCGTTCGCCGACGTTGATTGCCAAACGTATTGCGGTTCAGGGTAACTTTCATACCAGACCTTTTGCCAAAGCGATGAGAATGAGATCTGTGGATATTCATTGTCGAGTTTAGCCACACTGATGGTGCCATCAATCAAGGTCGCAAGATGCAGTTCATTGGCAGACATAGCCGCTAGTTGTGGTGATTTATCAAAGGCTCGTTCAAACAACGACAGCTTTTCACTGGTCGTATAGTGGCTTTGTAATGTGCCGTTCTTATAGAAACTATAAAAACCCTTTCTATAAGTATCAGGAAGAATAAATTGCACTTGTTCAGCTAGTTGGAAGTCTCGAATATGGGTCAGGCTACGTTTTTCATCTTTGAGTACATCGAACCACTGAGAAACCTGTCCGTCCTCATGCGTAACCAACAGTGAATAAGCTCCAGACAGTAAATCGATGCTTTTCACGGAATGCTTCGCATCATTTAAGCTAAGATCAATCACTTCACGAACATCAAAACCGTTATCTGATAGTTTCAAAACAACCAAATCCGATTGTGCTCGAAGGTACAAAGTTTGCCCATCAGGCGTGACAAGCAGTTGCTGTTGCAAGCCCAGCTTATCCGATAGCCATTGTCTCTTCTGAAAAACATACTGACCAGTAAGGTCACTCTGATACCACTTAACCAAGACTCGTTGGTCACTTAACTGAGCGGCAACCGTAATCCCACGTCCATTTTTAGAGAACGCGAATTTGTCGATCGTCGCTCCAATTGATGATTCATCATTTAAAAACGGTTCAGGGAGAGTGATTTGCTCAATTTTAGGTTCGGCTTCACTGCCCTTTTTCAGCACAGGCGCACTATACTCAGGATAGAAAAAAGTAAGATTGCTTGCGCTGTCGGCAAAGGCAAACCAGTTTTCAGATGGGGTATTTCGAGAAAAGGCGATGGGGTTGGCTACAACATCACGCTCAAAGTAAGAGTGTGTATTTTGAGACTCTAAATCCCAAAACTGTACCAAACCGGATTTTTCG
Coding sequences:
- the phoU gene encoding phosphate signaling complex protein PhoU; translation: MHFGRHISGQFNVELESIRTHVLTMGGLVEQQLSFAMQALHKDDVELAKKVIRDDHKVNAMEVSIDEACTRIIAKRQPTAKDLRLIMAIIKTITDLERIGDVASKIAQGAIEIPSTKEQKFHVSLEPLCRQAITMLHQVLDAFARMDVDAAAEVHKLDDKLDAEYEAVIRQLMTYMMEDPKNIPNILQVMWSARAIERVGDRCQNICEYIIYFVKGKDVRHLGDQSLDDALK
- the pstB gene encoding phosphate ABC transporter ATP-binding protein PstB; its protein translation is MFSINETLGYQAPLDVHNLKDEQIAISIEGLNLYYKESQALDDISMQIPKGQVTAFIGPSGCGKSTLLRCINRMNDLVEGCKVSGKVKLHGKNVYHPKVDVATLRRRVGMVFQRPNPFPKSIYENVVYGLRLQGVSNSRDLDDAVERSLRAAALWDEVKDRLHENAFGLSGGQQQRLVIARAVAIEPEVLLLDEPTSALDPISTLTIEELINDLKTQYTVVIVTHNMQQAARVSDHTAFIHMGKLIEYSDTDSIFTSPLKNQTEDYITGRYG
- the pstA gene encoding phosphate ABC transporter permease PstA, translating into MNKLKSLLSWVKSGSPWIWLTGGAVSISMLSVLGLMLLIGWKGLTYFWPAPLYQWQVDSKDLSLVVDLDETVSKQDVLVGQLYERKYIPIEQVPQVHDLLSPQNLSTGLIQRLSIKVANRELYPADFVSILDVNLREPTTPLDWVVIERSRGGYFFGKPVGFKTASGTFDSNIDQKLEQGLAFADTLRKETSRVVNQEIRNISWQLENLRLEKRKLELNESVSDEYLTTYTQTKLELNRQLGEAEVKLEHLRTQLNVESLLVEDMTGELVEISLSHILDYWYPNNMSYLEKVGHWGKQVWKFLSENPRDSNSEGGVFPAIFGTVLLVILMSIVVMPLGVVAAIYLHEYAKNNALTRLIRIAVINLAGVPSIVYGVFGLGFFVYTIGGSIDTLFYAERLPAPTFGTPGLLWSALTLAVLTLPVVIVTTEEGLTRIPSAVRHGSLALGATQFETLWRIVLPMASPAIITGLILAIARAAGEVAPLMLVGVVKLASSLPVDGQFPYLHLDRKFMHLGFHIYDVGFQTSNIEAARPLVYATSFLLVTVIVGLNLTAINIRNNLREKYRTLGQD
- a CDS encoding ABC transporter permease subunit, which codes for MASAQFSLKERDKKRWLKDRLVRFSVTCGAVSVLAALVLIFVYLAMVILPVFSDTGLETDQAVKTVAVEEPIVLSVDEYGQHAFTIEKSGLVQFWDLESQNTHSYFERDVVANPIAFSRNTPSENWFAFADSASNLTFFYPEYSAPVLKKGSEAEPKIEQITLPEPFLNDESSIGATIDKFAFSKNGRGITVAAQLSDQRVLVKWYQSDLTGQYVFQKRQWLSDKLGLQQQLLVTPDGQTLYLRAQSDLVVLKLSDNGFDVREVIDLSLNDAKHSVKSIDLLSGAYSLLVTHEDGQVSQWFDVLKDEKRSLTHIRDFQLAEQVQFILPDTYRKGFYSFYKNGTLQSHYTTSEKLSLFERAFDKSPQLAAMSANELHLATLIDGTISVAKLDNEYPQISFSSLWQKVWYESYPEPQYVWQSTSANDDFEEKFSLVPITFGTIKAALFAMMFAVPVAVLGAIYTAYFMSPRMRRVVKPSIELMEALPTVIIGFLAGLWFAPIVETHLTAVFSLMVLLPLSTLLTGLVWFCLPKMVTGRFSNGWHALILIPVLVITVVAVFAGGNNIEALLFGGDIRTFLASYGIDFDQRNALVVGFAMGFAVIPTIFTIAEDAIFSVPKHLSDGSLALGATAWQTLIYVVLLTASPGIFSAVMMGLGRAVGETMIVLMATGNTPILDWNILEGMRTLSATIAVELPESEVGGSHFRLLFLAALLLFIFTFAVNSVAEWVRQRLRDKYRAL